The proteins below are encoded in one region of Corynebacterium sphenisci DSM 44792:
- a CDS encoding carboxyl transferase domain-containing protein, with amino-acid sequence MATIRARELIDSVLDEGTFRSWDAPAEHPGADPGYAAALARAAERTGLDEAVLSGEGTVAGRRVAVICSEFGFLAGSVGAATARRLILAIERATAEALPLLLSPASGGTRMQEGTPAFAMMVSITAAVARHKDARLPFLVYLRHPTTGGVLASWGSAGHLTFAEPGALLGFLGPRVVELTTGEPMPEGVQTAEHLHERGIIDGVLAPAQLRAAVLRTIEVLLPAGPAEPAAAPAPAEPDGRDPWAALLRTRDPARPGASAVLARLAGDWVPLSGTGDGWRDDAIRAGLTRVGGRPVVLIAQDRHAQPPLGPDPMGPGALRFAQRAIRLAEALAIPVVTLIDTPGAELSRHAEEHAMAGEIARTLTALLDARVPTVSVILGQGCGGGALALLPADRCLAMHDGWLSPLPPEGASAIVHRDVDHAAEMLAAQGAGAEALLARGVCDRLLAEPADPGQLPDRVLAAVAAALRELADRPGEVGRERRFARYRRLALGAAG; translated from the coding sequence ATGGCCACGATCCGCGCCCGCGAACTCATCGACTCCGTGCTCGACGAGGGCACCTTCCGCTCCTGGGACGCCCCCGCCGAGCACCCCGGGGCGGATCCGGGCTACGCCGCGGCGCTGGCCCGCGCCGCCGAGCGCACCGGACTGGACGAGGCGGTGCTCTCCGGGGAGGGCACCGTCGCCGGCCGCCGGGTGGCGGTGATCTGCAGCGAATTCGGCTTCCTCGCCGGCTCCGTGGGCGCGGCCACCGCCCGCCGGCTGATCCTGGCCATCGAGCGGGCCACCGCGGAGGCGCTGCCGCTGCTGCTCTCCCCCGCCTCCGGCGGCACCCGGATGCAGGAGGGCACCCCCGCCTTCGCGATGATGGTGTCCATCACCGCCGCGGTGGCCCGGCACAAGGACGCCCGGCTGCCCTTCCTGGTCTACCTGCGCCACCCCACCACCGGCGGGGTGCTGGCCTCCTGGGGCTCCGCCGGGCACCTCACCTTCGCCGAACCCGGGGCGCTGCTGGGCTTCCTCGGCCCCCGGGTGGTGGAGCTGACCACCGGGGAGCCGATGCCGGAGGGGGTGCAGACCGCCGAGCACCTGCACGAGCGCGGGATCATCGACGGGGTGCTCGCCCCGGCGCAGCTGCGCGCCGCGGTGCTGCGCACCATCGAGGTGCTGCTGCCGGCCGGTCCCGCGGAGCCGGCCGCCGCGCCGGCGCCGGCGGAACCGGACGGCCGGGACCCGTGGGCGGCGCTGCTGCGCACCCGGGACCCGGCCCGGCCCGGGGCGAGCGCGGTGCTGGCCCGGCTGGCCGGGGACTGGGTGCCGCTGTCCGGCACCGGGGACGGCTGGCGCGATGACGCGATCCGGGCGGGGCTGACCCGGGTGGGCGGGCGCCCCGTGGTGCTCATCGCCCAGGACCGGCACGCCCAGCCCCCGCTGGGCCCGGACCCGATGGGCCCGGGGGCGCTGCGTTTCGCGCAGCGGGCGATCCGGCTCGCCGAGGCGCTGGCGATCCCGGTGGTGACGCTCATCGACACCCCCGGCGCGGAGCTGTCCCGGCATGCCGAGGAGCACGCCATGGCCGGGGAGATCGCGCGCACCCTCACCGCCCTGCTGGATGCGCGGGTGCCCACCGTGTCGGTGATCCTGGGCCAGGGCTGCGGGGGCGGGGCACTGGCGCTGCTGCCGGCGGACCGCTGCCTGGCGATGCACGACGGGTGGCTCTCCCCGCTGCCGCCGGAGGGCGCCTCGGCGATCGTGCACCGCGACGTCGACCATGCCGCCGAGATGCTCGCCGCCCAGGGGGCCGGGGCGGAGGCGCTGCTCGCCCGCGGGGTGTGCGATCGGCTGCTCGCCGAGCCGGCGGATCCGGGTCAGCTGCCGGATCGGGTGCTCGCCGCGGTGGCCGCGGCGTTGCGCGAGCTCGCCGACCGGCCCGGGGAGGTGGGCCGGGAGCGGCGCTTCGCCCGCTACCGGCGGCTGGCCCTGGGCGCGGCGGGCTGA
- a CDS encoding ABC transporter permease, producing the protein MTAPETAPPAPAAPAAPAYRPGAAIALVARRELRTALLKRSMLITLLLAMAGVIGGIIALDRFVLGDDAAPAPAEVAVVGDAGFLAPAADDPPAGIRPIDPRPAADAAAARAALAAGEVDAAVVPGDAPGTRVILVDSPHARELAGTISGLAAAEARDAALVESGVDPAALAAAEAAAAPEVRDIGDPGGAEVPLALGSVMALMVAVFTFGGATAMSVVEEKSSRVVELMLATVRPVHLLTGKILGTAAAGLVMMVAWLGAAAATLAGTGLASRLEMDLGPLAVTLPFFLSGYLLFAACYAAAGSLVSRMEDFQGAQMPVLLLGVVTIYVPAFGWGALDAAPMRVAAFLPPLSATTAPLQYAAGNLDAAGLAAAWGLLTLAAVAVAWVAARIYPRTVLRMGSRVRWAEALRG; encoded by the coding sequence ATGACCGCCCCCGAAACCGCCCCGCCCGCACCCGCGGCGCCCGCCGCACCGGCCTACCGGCCCGGCGCCGCCATCGCCCTGGTCGCCCGCCGGGAGCTGCGCACGGCGCTGCTGAAGAGGTCCATGCTGATCACCCTGCTGCTGGCGATGGCCGGCGTCATCGGCGGGATCATCGCCCTGGACCGGTTCGTCCTCGGCGATGACGCCGCCCCCGCCCCCGCGGAGGTGGCCGTGGTCGGCGACGCCGGCTTCCTCGCCCCCGCCGCCGACGACCCGCCCGCCGGCATCCGCCCGATCGATCCCCGGCCGGCGGCCGACGCCGCCGCGGCCCGGGCGGCCCTGGCCGCCGGGGAGGTCGACGCCGCGGTGGTGCCCGGCGACGCCCCCGGCACCCGGGTGATCCTCGTCGACTCCCCGCACGCCCGGGAACTGGCCGGGACGATCTCCGGACTCGCCGCCGCCGAGGCCCGGGACGCCGCGCTGGTCGAGTCCGGGGTGGACCCGGCGGCCCTCGCCGCCGCGGAGGCCGCCGCCGCCCCGGAGGTGCGCGACATCGGCGACCCCGGCGGCGCGGAGGTGCCGCTGGCCCTGGGCTCGGTGATGGCGCTGATGGTGGCGGTGTTCACCTTCGGCGGGGCCACCGCGATGAGCGTGGTGGAGGAGAAGTCCTCCCGGGTGGTGGAGCTGATGCTGGCCACGGTGCGGCCGGTGCACCTGCTCACCGGGAAGATCCTGGGCACCGCCGCCGCGGGCCTGGTGATGATGGTGGCCTGGCTGGGCGCGGCCGCCGCGACCCTGGCCGGCACCGGGCTGGCCTCCCGGCTGGAGATGGATCTCGGCCCGCTGGCGGTGACCCTGCCCTTCTTCCTCTCCGGCTACCTGCTCTTCGCCGCGTGCTACGCCGCGGCCGGCTCCCTGGTCAGCCGGATGGAGGATTTCCAGGGCGCGCAGATGCCGGTGCTGCTGCTCGGCGTGGTCACTATCTACGTGCCCGCCTTCGGCTGGGGCGCCCTGGACGCGGCCCCGATGCGGGTCGCGGCCTTCCTGCCGCCGCTGTCGGCGACGACCGCCCCGCTGCAGTACGCCGCCGGCAACCTCGACGCCGCCGGCCTGGCCGCCGCCTGGGGGCTGCTCACCCTCGCCGCGGTCGCGGTGGCCTGGGTGGCCGCCCGGATCTACCCGCGCACCGTGCTGCGCATGGGCTCCCGGGTGCGCTGGGCGGAGGCGCTGCGCGGCTAA
- a CDS encoding nucleoside hydrolase, whose protein sequence is MSKIILDLDTGIDDALAIAYALGSPELELIGITGTYGNVLLETGVANDLAILDLLGAESVPVYPGLPHPQAKDSFEVLEISKFIHGRDGVGEVDLAASARVPEDTPAVDFLIDSVKAHGEDLVIVATGPMTNLAAAIRKDPSFAERARIVIMGGALTQPGNVNAWTEANISQDPDAADELFRSPATVTMVGLDVTLQTLLTYEHTAKWRELGTPAGRFLADMTDFYIRAYETIAPHLGGCGLHDPLAVAVAVDPTLVDCLETNLKVDVEGPTRGRTIGDETRLNDPVKTARVAVGVDVDRFLDELMRRIGSVAEGGR, encoded by the coding sequence ATGAGCAAAATCATCCTCGACCTCGACACGGGCATCGACGACGCCCTCGCCATCGCATACGCGCTCGGCTCCCCGGAGCTGGAGCTGATCGGCATCACCGGCACCTACGGCAATGTGCTGCTGGAGACCGGCGTCGCCAACGATCTCGCCATCCTCGACCTGCTCGGCGCCGAGTCGGTGCCGGTCTACCCGGGCCTGCCGCACCCCCAGGCGAAGGACTCCTTCGAGGTGCTGGAGATCTCGAAGTTCATCCACGGTCGCGACGGCGTCGGCGAGGTGGACCTGGCCGCCTCGGCGCGCGTCCCGGAGGACACCCCCGCGGTGGACTTCCTCATCGACTCGGTCAAGGCCCATGGCGAGGACCTGGTGATCGTGGCCACCGGCCCGATGACCAACCTGGCCGCGGCGATCCGCAAGGACCCCTCCTTCGCCGAGCGCGCCCGGATCGTGATCATGGGCGGGGCGCTGACCCAGCCCGGCAACGTCAACGCCTGGACCGAGGCGAACATCTCCCAGGACCCGGACGCCGCCGATGAGCTCTTCCGCTCACCGGCCACGGTGACCATGGTGGGCCTCGACGTCACCCTGCAGACCCTGCTCACCTACGAGCACACCGCGAAGTGGCGGGAGCTGGGCACCCCGGCCGGGCGCTTCCTGGCGGACATGACCGACTTCTACATCCGCGCCTACGAGACCATCGCCCCGCATCTGGGCGGCTGCGGGCTGCATGACCCGCTGGCCGTGGCCGTGGCGGTGGACCCCACCCTGGTGGACTGCCTGGAGACCAACCTCAAGGTCGACGTGGAGGGCCCCACCCGGGGCCGCACCATCGGCGACGAGACCCGGCTCAACGATCCCGTCAAGACCGCCCGGGTCGCCGTCGGCGTGGACGTGGACCGCTTCCTCGACGAGCTGATGCGCCGCATCGGCTCCGTCGCCGAGGGCGGGCGATGA
- a CDS encoding FKBP-type peptidyl-prolyl cis-trans isomerase produces the protein MSKPQIDAQAGPAPEGLVVADLVVGDGAEATADSVVDVHYVGVDFETGEEFDSSWDRGDSITFPLSRLIAGWQQGIPGMRVGGRRQLTCPPELAYGPAGAGHFLSGRTLVFVIDLLGVE, from the coding sequence ATGAGCAAGCCGCAGATCGACGCCCAGGCCGGCCCCGCCCCCGAGGGGCTGGTCGTCGCCGACCTCGTCGTCGGCGACGGCGCCGAGGCCACCGCGGACAGCGTCGTCGACGTGCACTACGTCGGCGTCGACTTCGAGACCGGCGAGGAGTTCGACTCCTCCTGGGACCGCGGCGACTCCATCACCTTCCCGCTGTCCCGGCTCATCGCCGGCTGGCAGCAGGGCATCCCGGGCATGCGCGTCGGCGGCCGCCGGCAGCTGACCTGCCCCCCGGAGCTGGCCTACGGCCCCGCCGGGGCCGGGCACTTCCTCTCCGGGCGCACCCTGGTCTTCGTCATCGACCTGCTCGGCGTGGAGTAG
- a CDS encoding citrate synthase: MSEREVVATENNKAVLHYPGGEFEMDIVKATEGNDGIALGKLLQETGLTTFDPGYTATGSTESKICYIDGANGILRYRGYPIEELAEKATFNEVSYLLIHGELPTQEQLDEFNYDIRHHTLLDEDFRSAFHVFPRHSHPMATLASSVNILSAYYNDELDPQDPAQRWLATSRLMAKVPMLAAYAYRASKGQPYMYPDNSLNARENFLRMMFGFPTEPYEVDPVVVKALDKLLILHADHEQNCSTSTVRMVASSGANMFVSIAGGINALSGPLHGGANQAVLEMLEDIHDNHGGDATEFMNKVKNKEDGVRLMGFGHRVYKSYDPRAAIAKKTAHEVLDHLGGDNLLDLAMKLEEIALADDYFVERKLYPNVDFYTGLIYRAMGFPTDFFTVLFALGRLPGWIAHFNEQITTPGNKINRPRQIYTGEVERSFVPRPQR, encoded by the coding sequence ATGAGCGAAAGGGAAGTTGTGGCTACTGAGAACAACAAGGCCGTACTCCATTATCCGGGCGGCGAGTTCGAGATGGACATCGTCAAGGCCACCGAGGGCAACGACGGCATCGCGCTGGGCAAGCTGCTCCAGGAGACCGGGCTGACGACCTTCGACCCGGGCTACACCGCCACCGGCTCCACCGAGTCCAAGATCTGCTACATCGACGGCGCCAACGGCATCCTGCGCTACCGCGGCTACCCGATCGAGGAGCTCGCGGAGAAGGCCACCTTCAACGAGGTCTCCTACCTGCTCATCCACGGGGAGCTGCCCACCCAGGAGCAGCTGGACGAGTTCAACTACGACATCCGGCACCACACCCTGCTGGACGAGGACTTCCGCAGCGCCTTCCACGTTTTCCCGCGGCACTCCCACCCGATGGCCACCCTGGCCTCCTCGGTGAACATCCTCTCCGCGTACTACAACGACGAGCTGGACCCGCAGGACCCGGCGCAGCGCTGGCTGGCCACCTCCCGGCTGATGGCGAAGGTGCCGATGCTGGCGGCCTACGCCTACCGCGCCTCCAAGGGCCAGCCGTACATGTACCCGGACAACTCGCTGAACGCCCGCGAGAACTTCCTGCGCATGATGTTCGGCTTCCCCACCGAGCCCTACGAGGTCGACCCGGTGGTGGTCAAGGCCCTGGACAAGCTGCTCATCCTGCACGCCGACCACGAGCAGAACTGCTCCACCTCCACGGTGCGCATGGTCGCCTCCTCCGGGGCCAACATGTTCGTCTCCATCGCCGGCGGCATCAACGCCCTCTCCGGCCCGCTGCACGGCGGCGCCAACCAGGCGGTGCTGGAGATGCTGGAGGACATCCACGACAACCACGGCGGCGACGCGACCGAGTTCATGAACAAGGTCAAGAACAAGGAGGACGGGGTCCGGCTGATGGGCTTCGGCCACCGGGTCTACAAGTCCTACGACCCGCGCGCCGCGATCGCCAAGAAGACCGCGCACGAGGTGCTCGATCACCTCGGCGGGGACAACCTCCTCGATCTGGCGATGAAGCTGGAGGAGATCGCGCTGGCCGACGACTACTTCGTCGAGCGCAAGCTCTACCCGAACGTGGACTTCTACACCGGCCTCATCTACCGCGCCATGGGCTTCCCGACGGACTTCTTCACCGTCCTGTTCGCCCTCGGCCGGCTGCCCGGCTGGATCGCCCACTTCAACGAGCAGATCACCACCCCGGGCAACAAGATCAACCGGCCCCGCCAGATCTACACCGGCGAGGTCGAGCGCTCCTTCGTGCCGCGCCCGCAGCGCTAG
- the serC gene encoding phosphoserine transaminase has product MSADFPTLPDEFRPGDGRFGCGPSKVRPAQIQAIVDGGVDVMGTSHRKPAVKNVVGEVREGLAELFSLPEGHEIVLSLGGATAFWDAAAFGLIERRSAHLTYGEFSGKFAKAAAAAPWLADPQLIEAAPGDAPEPVAGDDDVDLIGWAHNETSTGAMVPVTRPEGAEGKLIAIDATSGAGGLPVDVAQADAYYFSPQKCFASDGGLWLAAMSPAAIERIAKVKASGRYIPAFLDLQTAVDNSRKNQTYNTPAVGTLLLLAAQVRWMNESGGLDAMVARTTDSSNRLYDWAEAREGAAPYVADPAKRSLVVGTIDFDDSVDAARIAAILRANGILDTEPYRKLGRNQLRIGMFPAIDPEDVSRLTGAIDWILDGGHAAA; this is encoded by the coding sequence ATGAGCGCCGACTTCCCCACCCTGCCCGACGAGTTCCGCCCCGGCGACGGTCGCTTCGGCTGCGGCCCCTCCAAGGTCCGCCCCGCGCAGATCCAGGCCATCGTCGACGGCGGCGTGGACGTGATGGGCACCTCGCACCGCAAGCCCGCCGTGAAGAACGTCGTCGGGGAGGTGCGCGAGGGCCTCGCCGAGCTGTTCTCCCTGCCCGAGGGCCACGAGATCGTGCTCTCCCTGGGCGGGGCCACCGCCTTCTGGGACGCCGCCGCCTTCGGGCTCATCGAGCGCCGCTCCGCGCACCTGACCTACGGCGAGTTCTCCGGCAAGTTCGCCAAGGCCGCCGCCGCCGCGCCCTGGCTGGCCGACCCGCAGCTCATCGAGGCCGCCCCGGGCGACGCCCCGGAGCCGGTCGCCGGCGACGACGACGTGGACCTCATCGGCTGGGCGCACAACGAGACCTCCACCGGCGCGATGGTGCCGGTGACCCGGCCGGAGGGCGCCGAGGGCAAGCTCATCGCCATCGACGCCACCTCCGGCGCCGGCGGGCTGCCCGTGGACGTCGCCCAGGCCGACGCCTACTACTTCTCCCCGCAGAAGTGCTTCGCCTCCGACGGCGGGCTGTGGCTGGCCGCGATGAGCCCCGCCGCCATCGAGCGGATCGCGAAGGTGAAGGCCTCCGGGCGCTACATCCCCGCCTTCCTGGACCTGCAGACCGCGGTGGACAACTCCCGGAAGAACCAGACCTACAACACCCCGGCGGTGGGCACCCTGCTGCTGCTCGCCGCCCAGGTGCGCTGGATGAACGAGTCCGGCGGCCTGGACGCGATGGTGGCGCGCACCACCGACTCCTCCAACAGGCTCTACGACTGGGCGGAGGCGCGGGAGGGCGCCGCCCCCTACGTCGCCGATCCGGCGAAGCGCTCCCTGGTGGTCGGCACCATCGACTTCGACGACTCCGTGGACGCCGCCCGGATCGCGGCGATCCTGCGCGCCAACGGGATCCTGGACACCGAGCCCTACCGCAAGCTGGGTCGCAACCAGCTGCGCATCGGCATGTTCCCGGCGATCGACCCCGAGGACGTCTCCCGGCTCACCGGCGCCATCGACTGGATCCTCGACGGCGGCCACGCCGCGGCCTGA
- the sepH gene encoding septation protein SepH, protein MRELKPLAEQTQPGAIVLTWADVEDEDAGARLLLPVGDRLRELVAAAGGDAAPDASGDEPAPAEGPAPARPVLRAAADPEDAAAEPAEPAAPATPKYVMAPREIQDRVRAGASVAELMEETGMSFRRIDAFAHPVLNDRARIAEQGRLSHPRRSDGPAELTLEEILATAFAARGQDLAEATWDARRDRTGQWIVSLTWTTGMSEAVAEWSWHEESPGHGTTVSRNSLAAELVDPEQHRPRRGLSAVAEGARAPAPVDSGAGQAEEDPAEEEFLRHPDGEAPPRRRRKTVMPSWEDVLLGVRPTDRK, encoded by the coding sequence ATGCGTGAACTCAAGCCACTGGCGGAGCAGACGCAGCCCGGGGCCATCGTGCTGACCTGGGCCGACGTCGAGGACGAGGATGCCGGGGCGCGGCTGCTGCTGCCCGTGGGCGACCGGCTGCGCGAACTGGTCGCCGCCGCCGGGGGCGACGCCGCCCCGGACGCCTCCGGGGACGAGCCCGCCCCGGCGGAGGGGCCGGCCCCCGCCCGCCCGGTGCTGCGCGCCGCCGCGGACCCGGAGGACGCGGCCGCGGAGCCGGCGGAGCCCGCCGCCCCGGCCACCCCGAAGTACGTGATGGCCCCGCGCGAGATCCAGGACCGGGTCCGGGCCGGGGCCTCGGTGGCGGAGCTGATGGAGGAGACCGGGATGTCCTTCCGCCGGATCGACGCCTTCGCGCATCCGGTGCTCAACGACCGGGCCCGGATCGCCGAGCAGGGGCGGCTGTCGCACCCCCGGCGCAGCGACGGCCCCGCGGAGCTGACCCTGGAGGAGATCCTGGCCACCGCCTTCGCCGCCCGCGGCCAGGATCTCGCCGAGGCCACCTGGGACGCCCGCCGGGACCGCACCGGGCAGTGGATCGTCAGCCTCACCTGGACCACCGGCATGTCCGAGGCGGTCGCCGAGTGGAGCTGGCATGAGGAGTCCCCCGGCCACGGCACCACCGTGTCCCGCAACTCGCTGGCCGCCGAGCTGGTCGACCCGGAGCAGCACCGGCCCCGCCGGGGCCTGTCCGCGGTCGCCGAGGGCGCCCGCGCCCCGGCCCCGGTCGACTCCGGCGCCGGGCAGGCCGAGGAGGACCCGGCCGAGGAGGAGTTCCTGCGGCACCCCGACGGGGAGGCCCCGCCGCGGCGGCGCCGCAAGACGGTGATGCCCTCCTGGGAGGACGTGCTGCTGGGGGTGCGCCCCACCGATCGGAAGTAG
- a CDS encoding MFS transporter — MTMRGDPVHDPVRPEGPDACGGAAAAAAPADAAAEVQRRAMRTLPALIIIFIFSILCIQAFNMVFEVIGAEVGAPEKASLITAIPGIVLGIVCVIYGSLGDFVSLRRMMMVGMVLIVVGSVLGLLLPGNIWTIVAARAIQTAGTQVAGSVYLVVATKYVPGPKKVIYFGVFTAAYQLSTAIGVLAAGFLAEINWVLLFAIPLASVVFIPLLWRNLPDASRAGGHVDAPGFLLAGVTIAALVLYFNTQIGWYLAGFAVLAVVFWAYISRAREPFITPAFFANGRYLMAVSLIFLFYFGNYAMTPLFTAAGGALHGYTPRDMSFVLLTGYLVATVMGVASGKIVGVIGRGPGILLAGGLLAAGALLAAGTLHLGIGWVGAAATVFFAGLGMTYAPVVDTVMGTIDVSESGRAVGMNDLIMNVSPSIAISLIGPWMARGAFAGAGLPGVPAGDAATYSTLFAVVGAVAVLGIIVFLLVRPRLYADAWGRATEAETVGEVPA, encoded by the coding sequence ATGACGATGAGGGGCGATCCCGTCCACGATCCCGTCCGCCCCGAGGGCCCGGACGCCTGCGGCGGCGCGGCCGCCGCGGCGGCCCCGGCGGACGCCGCCGCGGAGGTGCAGCGCCGGGCGATGCGCACCCTGCCGGCGCTGATCATCATCTTCATCTTCTCCATCCTGTGCATCCAGGCCTTCAACATGGTCTTCGAGGTGATCGGCGCCGAGGTCGGCGCCCCGGAGAAGGCCTCCCTCATCACCGCGATCCCGGGCATCGTGCTCGGCATCGTCTGCGTCATCTACGGCTCGCTCGGCGACTTCGTCTCCCTGCGCCGGATGATGATGGTGGGCATGGTCCTCATCGTGGTGGGCTCGGTGCTGGGCCTGCTGCTGCCCGGCAACATCTGGACCATCGTCGCCGCCCGCGCGATCCAGACCGCCGGCACCCAGGTCGCCGGCTCGGTGTACCTGGTGGTGGCCACCAAGTACGTGCCGGGGCCGAAGAAGGTCATCTACTTCGGCGTGTTCACCGCCGCCTACCAGCTCTCCACCGCGATCGGGGTGCTCGCCGCGGGCTTCCTCGCCGAGATCAACTGGGTGCTGCTCTTCGCCATCCCGCTGGCCTCGGTGGTGTTCATCCCGCTGCTGTGGCGCAACCTGCCGGACGCCTCCCGCGCCGGCGGCCACGTCGACGCGCCCGGCTTCCTGCTCGCCGGGGTCACCATCGCCGCGCTGGTGCTGTACTTCAACACCCAGATCGGCTGGTACCTCGCCGGGTTCGCGGTGCTCGCGGTGGTCTTCTGGGCGTACATCTCCCGGGCCCGGGAGCCGTTCATCACCCCGGCCTTCTTCGCCAACGGCCGGTACCTGATGGCGGTGTCGCTGATCTTCCTGTTCTACTTCGGCAATTACGCGATGACCCCGCTGTTCACCGCCGCCGGCGGGGCGCTGCACGGCTACACCCCGCGGGACATGTCCTTCGTGCTGCTCACCGGCTACCTGGTGGCCACGGTGATGGGCGTCGCCTCCGGCAAGATCGTCGGCGTCATCGGCCGCGGCCCGGGCATCCTGCTCGCCGGCGGGCTGCTCGCCGCCGGCGCCCTCCTCGCCGCGGGCACCCTGCACCTGGGCATCGGCTGGGTGGGCGCGGCGGCGACGGTGTTCTTCGCCGGCCTGGGCATGACCTACGCCCCGGTGGTGGACACCGTGATGGGCACCATCGACGTCAGCGAATCCGGCCGCGCGGTGGGCATGAACGACCTCATCATGAACGTCTCGCCCTCCATCGCGATCTCCCTGATCGGCCCGTGGATGGCCCGGGGCGCCTTCGCCGGCGCCGGGCTGCCCGGGGTGCCGGCCGGTGACGCGGCGACCTACTCGACCCTGTTCGCCGTGGTCGGCGCCGTCGCCGTGCTCGGCATCATCGTGTTCCTGCTGGTGCGGCCGCGGCTCTACGCGGACGCCTGGGGTCGGGCCACCGAGGCCGAGACCGTGGGGGAGGTGCCGGCATGA
- a CDS encoding ribokinase, protein MTTRNEVITRGPAAPAARVPAEVAGPARAALERIGGRVAVVGSANADLTVRVAEIPGPGETVAGGDLVIRPGGKSANQAAAAARLGACAVFLGAVGDDPNGAILAGALREAGVDLSRMETAEVATGTALITVSDAGENCIVISPGANARVTPDFVAERAGDIAGAGALGLCLEVEVDAVLAAARAARAAGVPVVFNLSPIREIPDELLDLVDVLIVNEHELVRVIGAEAAAAAVDGGAWAEAAEALATGHGIAHAVVTLGGAGSVVLGTGAAGSEASVTPIPAVSVEVVDTTGCGDAYMGTLLAGLASGVELAHAARLASVVGAYAAGGAGAQASYGDVDDLVAFLDAATAG, encoded by the coding sequence ATGACCACCCGCAACGAGGTCATCACCCGCGGCCCGGCGGCGCCCGCGGCGCGGGTGCCCGCGGAGGTCGCCGGCCCGGCCCGGGCCGCCCTGGAGCGGATCGGCGGCCGGGTGGCGGTGGTCGGCTCCGCCAACGCCGATCTCACCGTGCGGGTCGCCGAGATCCCCGGCCCCGGGGAGACCGTCGCCGGCGGGGACCTGGTGATCCGGCCCGGGGGCAAATCCGCCAACCAGGCCGCCGCCGCGGCCCGGCTGGGCGCCTGCGCGGTGTTCCTCGGCGCCGTCGGCGACGATCCCAACGGGGCGATCCTCGCCGGGGCGCTGCGCGAGGCCGGGGTGGATCTCTCCCGGATGGAGACCGCGGAGGTCGCCACCGGCACCGCGCTCATCACCGTCTCCGACGCGGGGGAGAACTGCATCGTGATCTCCCCGGGCGCCAACGCCCGGGTCACCCCGGACTTCGTCGCCGAGCGGGCCGGGGACATCGCCGGCGCCGGCGCGCTGGGGCTCTGCCTGGAGGTGGAGGTCGACGCGGTGCTCGCCGCGGCCCGGGCGGCCCGCGCCGCCGGGGTGCCGGTGGTGTTCAACCTCTCCCCGATCCGGGAGATCCCCGATGAGCTGCTCGATCTCGTCGACGTGCTCATCGTCAACGAGCATGAGCTGGTGCGCGTGATCGGGGCGGAGGCGGCGGCCGCCGCGGTCGACGGGGGCGCCTGGGCGGAGGCCGCCGAGGCGCTGGCCACCGGGCACGGCATCGCCCATGCGGTGGTCACCCTGGGCGGGGCCGGGTCGGTGGTGCTGGGCACCGGGGCGGCCGGCTCCGAGGCCTCGGTGACCCCGATTCCGGCGGTGTCCGTGGAGGTGGTCGACACCACCGGCTGCGGGGACGCCTACATGGGCACCCTGCTGGCCGGCCTGGCCAGCGGGGTGGAGCTGGCGCACGCCGCCCGGCTGGCGAGCGTGGTCGGCGCCTACGCCGCCGGCGGCGCCGGGGCGCAGGCCTCCTACGGCGACGTCGACGATCTGGTGGCCTTCCTCGACGCCGCCACCGCCGGCTGA